In one Candidatus Macondimonas diazotrophica genomic region, the following are encoded:
- a CDS encoding FmdB family zinc ribbon protein, with product MPIYEYQCQACGHRLESLQKISEDPLKDCPACGKPALNRLVSAAGFRLKGGGWYETDFKSGNKRNVAESSSSANAASASGSASSSSDSGSSTSSSTTSASSD from the coding sequence ATGCCCATCTATGAATACCAGTGCCAGGCGTGCGGACATCGCCTGGAAAGCCTGCAGAAGATCAGCGAAGACCCACTCAAGGACTGCCCCGCCTGCGGCAAGCCGGCGCTGAATCGGCTGGTGTCCGCGGCCGGATTCCGACTCAAGGGCGGCGGCTGGTACGAAACCGACTTCAAGAGCGGCAACAAGCGCAACGTCGCCGAGTCATCGAGTTCCGCCAATGCGGCTTCCGCCTCAGGATCCGCTTCATCCTCCAGCGACAGCGGAAGCAGCACCTCGAGCAGCACCACGAGTGCCTCAAGCGACTGA